The Brumimicrobium sp. genomic interval TTTTAAGCTTTTATATGCTTTATAGCATAAAAGAAATAGAAATCTTGCACTGTTGCAAGTGATAAATTTAATAACTATATATGAAAGAAAGAAAAACTTTTGGAATTATATGTGTTTTCAAATAAGTGAGGATAATACTTTTTCATTTCATCATTCATTAGTTGAATAGGTACATCATCAAATTCTCCATAAAAATGTGTATATTCCATAAATTTATTTTCCCCTTGATATGCTTGTAAAAGTGCATCGTGCTCTCCATCCCAATCGAGTGGAGCTACCTTAGAAATTCGGCATACCTTTTTATCAAATGCAGGAGTTGTTTTCACCCACTTATCATCGAGATATGCTGAAACATAGCCATGAAAAACTATCTCAGGGCGACGTAACTCCTTGGTAAGTCGTTCAACACCAATATGATTGACGACAATACCATAACCAAGTTTACTAGGGATTCCCAGAGCTCTCAAGCCAGTTGCCAACATAATAGATTTTTCAACACACCAAGCACGAGATTTATGTGATATCACACTCGACCTAAGCGCATTGGGACGCAAATCTAAATGGTATGGATCGTATAAGAAAGTATCTCTAATTTTATAATAGAGTAATACAGCTTGATCTTTAGGAGAAATATGAGGAGGGATGTCTGCAATAAGTTTATGTGTACTCTCGTGATTGACTTCTAGAAAAGAAGTAGAAGCGAGATATAGGCAATTCCCCTACCATGGAAGAACAGTTGAGTACGATCGCTAACGAAAAGTATAAATAATTGATAATAAAGGTATTAAATTTACGTTAGTCAGAACCTTAAAGAACAACACAATAAAAGATAAAATTATCGTTCTTAGAAAATTAACAAAGTAGAAAAACAACTTAAAAAACTAAAAAATATGGCAATACCAAAAATCAAAACGAATTTGTTTAGTTTCAAAACATTTCGTTCCCCCGACAAAATTGATATTAATGAAATAAACGAATTTTTCATTCAACATCCCGATATTACTAGAAGTCAGTTTAACCAATGCCCTATCCGCAATGAAGATGGCAGTAATGAAAAAGAATACAACGAATTTTTAGGGAGATTCAAACCTGCCAGCAGTTACAAGGAAATAAGAAACTTAAATCCTGAATTTTATGATTTTTCAAGTTTGTTGATGCAACAAAAGAGAAATGACAGTTCTAAGAAACCATTAGACGTAGAACTGCCAAGACCTTTGACCAGTGAGATTCATTTAAAAATATGGGAAGAACTTTTTGTTCAAACCGCCACACAAAAATCAAAAACAGCAAGACAAGCCTGTTTGCAAATGCTTATTGCACAGTTTTATGTAGAAAACATAAAACGTATTGAACTTAAAAACATTGGCAAATTAGTTATTGTAATCCCTCAAGTTGTTACAAACTGTTTTAGACCGTGGCAATATGCCAATTGCGGAGGAAAATTATTTGGTGTACATAATCTTGGCATACAAGAATATAGAAGGGTTGAACAAACCTTGTGTTGTTATGTTCCGGGAGAAGTTTCTCACATTGAAAATGTGATGGCACGTGAATTCAAAGAAAAAAGTACAAGAAATCTATTACGAACCGAACAAACTACTGAACTAACAACCGAAACAACCATTGAAAACATCAATGACACTACTACAACCGAAAGGAACGAATTGAGTTCGGAAATTGCAAAACTCTTACAAAAAGACAAATCATTCGACATAAGCGGTTCTGTAACTGTTTCAAAAGACTCAAAAGTTTTTGGAAGTATTTCAGCTAATGTCAGCACAGGTTATAACAGTAGTAGTTCGTCATCACTTTCAAATACTGAAGCAAAAAATTTCGCAAAAGAAAAAACCGAGCAAGTTTTAGAAAGAATTGAACAAAAAACAACCGAAAGACGAACTTATAAAATCATTAAAGAATTTGAAGAAAATAACAAACACGGTTTCGACAACAGAAAAGGCACTAAACACGTTACGGGTGTTTATCGTTGGGTTGACAAAATTTACGACAATGAACTTGTAAATTACGGCAAAAGACTCGTTTTAGAAGTTGAAGTTCCTACCCCCGCTTTGCTTTATAAAAAAGCAATGGAGTGGAAAAGTAAGAAAAAAGAGGAACAACAAGCTACTTTAACTCCACCTAAAACATTGTCCGATTTTGGAATTGAAAATGCGAATGACATCAACAGTAATAATGCAAGTCAAGCAGCTAGTGCTTACGGAACGAGCATACAAAACTATGAGTCAGAAACACAATATCTGACAGTTGATATTCCTGTAAAGGGAGTTGAAAATAAAAGTTTTTCTCAAAGTCAAACATTAAGCAGTATTATTATACCTACTGGTTTTGTTGCCGAAAGAATTGATGGCGTTGGCTCATTTAATTACAAAACTCCTACGGGGTCTGCTTACATTGAGTTTGATTTTAGTGGTTACAAAAAATATGTTGGCGATTTTAAAGATAAAGGAACAAGAAATTTTGATTATCATTTTGTTCTAACACCCAATTTATCAGGCTCTATTTCATTTGTAGTTAGATACAGAAGAACAGATAGTTATAGTGCTTCGCTAAAAGTAAAATGTGTTTCAGACCCTATATTATTTAAAGAGTGGCAGGAAAACACTTTAATTGCTTTGCAAGAAGCATATCAAAAAAAGTTAGACGAGTACAACGAAGCATTGCAGTTACAACAAGAGGCGTTAGCAGCCCAAGCCGACCAAGAAGGAAGTGAAAATTTTAGCAATGCAGCCTTCAACCGACTTATTGAAGAAAGAGAATTAAAACGAGCCTGTATTGAAATGTTGAGCAAACCTTATTGTTATGAAATGGGGAAACGTTTCTATAATTGCAAACCGTACAAATGCACTTCGTGTGAAGATGAAGAAGAGGAAATTGAAGCTATCATTCCAGAAACAATTCAAAATCAACAGTTAGAAAAATATGCCGAGTTTATCAAATTCTTTGAAACGGCATTTCAATGGGAAATTTTTAGTTATATCTTTTATCCATACTACTATAACGAAAAATGTACGTGGTACGAACTGTTACAAACCAAAAATCCTGACCCGATTTTTGAAGCATTTTTACAAAGTGGGATGGCAAAGGTTTTAGTTCCCGTTCGCCCTCAATTTGAAAAAGCCATTATGTGGTATTTAGACACAGGCGAAATTTATACCGAAGGAGATTTAATACCTGAAACCGCTGATGACAGATACGAATCATTGTTGAAAGATCTGTATGGACAAGACGAAGTAAGAGTAGAAGGCACTTGGCAAATACGTGTGCCGTCAATGCTTACCATTATTCAGGCAAAATCTACTTATTTAGAAGATGAACAAGGTTTGCCTTGTTGCGAAGAAGAAGATGAAACATTTGGCAGTGACGACCGTCTTTTGGAGGGATTAGACAATATTGATGACCCAATAATTGAGGAATAGTTATGGCAGAAGAATATTGGAAAAGTAGCCCTTTTGGGGAGGATAGTATTTTTCACCCAAGTTGGGAGGAGAAGCAAAAGCAATTAAAATTACAAAGCAAACAATTGCTTGCTTCTCCTAAAATTTCAATAAAATGTACTGGCACTGAACGATTAAAAATTAAAACTGATTGTGTTGTAAGTATTAATTTTATTTTGGGCGGAAAGGATAATAATTGGTTTGGTTTTGAACATCATTTAGAGCTAAGTTCTAATGATACAAATTTAAAAATCTATAATGATAAGTTTGATGTAGATAATGAATGGACTTTTATCACAAATATTAGCAACTCCAAAACAGGTACGTCTAATTTAGATATTAAATCCGCAAACAATTCTGTTACAACTTTCAAGTTTGACTTCGTCAATGAAAAAAGTGTTTTTGACAGAAAGGCTAAAGATATTTTACTGACGGAAAATGAAAAATTAGTTCAGGAAGATAAAGTTTGTTTTCGTGTAGCCGACAAAGAATTGGCGCTGTTAGTTAATGACAAGAGTTTAATTCTGAATAATTACGAAAATTTATCGGGGTTTTCACGAATGGATGATTATGAGAAGAAAGGATATATATATAAATGGAAAAAATTTCTACAAAATGTTATTTGGAGAAGACATACCGAGGGAAAATACGAACTTAAACCGTATGATTTCGCTGATGGACAAAAGACTTGTTTTTCTGACTTTATAAAGGAAACAATGCCTTGTATGGGTATTCACGTATATCATTTTATACTACTTGATGGTTATCACGTCTTAGTTTTAATTGTCGATAATTCAAACAATTGTTACCCTAAGTTTAAAATCATTGACCAATTAAAATTCAGAGAATGGGAAGATTTTTCTAAGCTGGACAATGAATTATTAACAATGACAAGAAATAATTATGAAGGTGCCTGTAATGCTTCTAAGAGAACTGACATCAATTCATCAATAAATCTATGCAAAATAAAAATAAAATAATTTTATTGGTATTTCTTATTACAGTATCCTCTGTTATGATTATATCTTGTAACAGTAAAGTTGAAAATGATGTCTTTTACAGATATTATTCTAATAACTCGGATAGTATTGTTTTATTTAGCAAAGACTCCGAAATGTTACTTGTAAAGGATAATT includes:
- a CDS encoding transglutaminase-like domain-containing protein, producing the protein MRDTFLYDPYHLDLRPNALRSSVISHKSRAWCVEKSIMLATGLRALGIPSKLGYGIVVNHIGVERLTKELRRPEIVFHGYVSAYLDDKWVKTTPAFDKKVCRISKVAPLDWDGEHDALLQAYQGENKFMEYTHFYGEFDDVPIQLMNDEMKKYYPHLFENTYNSKSFSFFHI